In Falco biarmicus isolate bFalBia1 chromosome 7, bFalBia1.pri, whole genome shotgun sequence, a single window of DNA contains:
- the TMEM87A gene encoding transmembrane protein 87A isoform X1, translated as MAAASRSGGWRRPEAVLLRLLAVLLLAGAASAGQRSKWRLPVLMGKKFNFGKILFSNTTIFLRFEGDEKTCDPSQSYNVTWYLRYSDCYNEVFNFGDEQAEYYFGATSEEHPGWSGYYATASLPFPNCSELFRPQIFYKEFVHPEPLSPEKQESLKDKKESGGNHTMVADKTAMNAVIKTWRDGPYIFIVQIGITTAKDSTTKVKRMERTTPSSYQNKPFTMTVELKGPYEYLSLADYPLMIFFMVMCIVYVFFGVLWLAWSACYWRDLLRIQFWIGAVIFLGMLEKAVFYAEFQNIRYTGESVQGAVILAELLSAVKRSLARTLVIIVSLGYGIVKPRLGVTLHKVVMAGALYLLFSGMEGVLRVTGFFYDTVALIANLALSMIDACMILWIFISLTQTMKLLKLRRNVVKLSLYRHFTNTLILAVAASIVFIIWTTMKFRLVDCQSDWQELWVDDAIWRLLFSMILFVIMILWRPSANNQRFAFSPLSEEEDDDEQKEPMLKESFEGMKMRSTKQEPNGNVKANKAQEDDLKWVEENVPSSVTDVALPALLDSDEERMITHFERSKME; from the exons ATGGCGGCGGCGTCGCGTTccgggggctggcggcggccTGAGGCCGTCCTCCTGCGGCTGCTggcggtgctgctgctggcgggCGCGGCGAGCGCCGGGCAGCGCTCCAAATGGCGGCTCCCGGTGCTCATG GGGAAGAAGTTTAACTTCGGGAAGATTCTCTTCAGCAACACCACCATTTTCCTGAGAT TTGAAGGAGATGAAAAAACTTGTGATCCCTCCCAAAGTTACAATGTTACTTGGTACTTAAGATATTCTGACTGCTACAATGAAGTCTTCAACTTTGGG GATGAACAGGCAGAGTACTACTTTGGGGCTACGTCTGAAGAGCATCCTGGTTGGTCAGGATACTATGCCACAGCTTCTCTCCCCTTTCCAAACTGCTCTGAGCTCTTCAGACCTCAG ATTTTCTATAAAGAATTTGTTCATCCAGAGCCTCTCTCACCTGAGAAACAAGAG aGCTTAAAAGATAAGAAGGAGAGTGGAGGAAATCACACAATGGTGGCAGATAAAACT gcaaTGAATGCTGTTATCAAAACTTGGCGAGATGGGCCATACATATTTATTGTGCAAATTGGAATTACAACTGCAAAGGATTCTACTACCAAAGTTAAAAGAATGGAGAGAACAACACCTTCCTCATATCAAAATAAGCCCTTTACAA TGACAGTAGAATTGAAGGGGCCATATGAGTACCTCTCTCTTGCAGACTATCCTCTGATGATT TTTTTCATGGTGATGTGCATTGTGTACGTATTCTTCGGGGTTCTATGGCTTGCATGGTCAGCCTGTTACTGGCGGGATCTCCTGAGGATCCAGTTCTGGATTGGTGCTGTTATCTTCCTGGGAATGCTCGAGAAAGCAGTTTTCTATGCAGAGTTCCAGAATATCCGCTACACGGGGGAATCTG TTCAAGGAGCAGTAATACTGGcagaactgctttctgctgtgaagCGCTCATTGGCTCGAACTCTGGTCATCATAGTCAGCCTGGGATATGGGATAGTCAA GCCTCGCCTTGGAGTTACTCTTCACAAAGTAGTTATGGCTGGAGCCCTTTATCTGTTATTTTCTGGCATGGAAGGTGTTCTTAGAGTCACAGGG tttttctatgACACTGTGGCTCTGATAGCAAACTTGGCCCTGTCCATGATTGATGCCTGTATGATTTTGTGG ATATTCATCAGCTTAACTCAAACAATGAAACTGCTAAAACTTCGAAGGAATGTTGTGAAACTCTCTTTGTATCGGCACTTCACCAACACGCTCATCTTGGCAGTAGCAG CATCTATTGTATTTATCATCTGGACCACCATGAAGTTCAGGCTGGTGGACTGTCAGTCG GACTGGCAGGAGTTATGGGTGGATGATGCCATCTGGCGTTTATTGTTTTCAATGATCCTTTTTGTCATCATGATTCTGTGGAGACCATCTGCTAACAACCAAAG GTTTGCTTTCTCACCACTGTCTGAAGAGGAGGATGATGATGAGCAGAAAGAGCCAATGTTAAAGGAAAGCTTTG AGGGAATGAAAATGAGAAGTACAAAGCAAGAACCAAATGGGaatgtaaaagcaaacaaagct CAAGAGGATGACCTGAAGTGGGTAGAGGAGAATGTTCCTTCATCAGTGACAGATGT TGCTCTTCCAGCTCTTCTGGATTCAGATGAG gaaagAATGATTACACACTTTGAAAGATCCAAAATGGAATGA
- the TMEM87A gene encoding transmembrane protein 87A isoform X2, giving the protein MAAASRSGGWRRPEAVLLRLLAVLLLAGAASAGQRSKWRLPVLMGKKFNFGKILFSNTTIFLRFEGDEKTCDPSQSYNVTWYLRYSDCYNEVFNFGDEQAEYYFGATSEEHPGWSGYYATASLPFPNCSELFRPQIFYKEFVHPEPLSPEKQESLKDKKESGGNHTMVADKTAMNAVIKTWRDGPYIFIVQIGITTAKDSTTKVKRMERTTPSSYQNKPFTMTVELKGPYEYLSLADYPLMIFFMVMCIVYVFFGVLWLAWSACYWRDLLRIQFWIGAVIFLGMLEKAVFYAEFQNIRYTGESVQGAVILAELLSAVKRSLARTLVIIVSLGYGIVKPRLGVTLHKVVMAGALYLLFSGMEGVLRVTGAQNDLASLAFIPLAFLDTALCWWIFISLTQTMKLLKLRRNVVKLSLYRHFTNTLILAVAASIVFIIWTTMKFRLVDCQSDWQELWVDDAIWRLLFSMILFVIMILWRPSANNQRFAFSPLSEEEDDDEQKEPMLKESFEGMKMRSTKQEPNGNVKANKAQEDDLKWVEENVPSSVTDVALPALLDSDEERMITHFERSKME; this is encoded by the exons ATGGCGGCGGCGTCGCGTTccgggggctggcggcggccTGAGGCCGTCCTCCTGCGGCTGCTggcggtgctgctgctggcgggCGCGGCGAGCGCCGGGCAGCGCTCCAAATGGCGGCTCCCGGTGCTCATG GGGAAGAAGTTTAACTTCGGGAAGATTCTCTTCAGCAACACCACCATTTTCCTGAGAT TTGAAGGAGATGAAAAAACTTGTGATCCCTCCCAAAGTTACAATGTTACTTGGTACTTAAGATATTCTGACTGCTACAATGAAGTCTTCAACTTTGGG GATGAACAGGCAGAGTACTACTTTGGGGCTACGTCTGAAGAGCATCCTGGTTGGTCAGGATACTATGCCACAGCTTCTCTCCCCTTTCCAAACTGCTCTGAGCTCTTCAGACCTCAG ATTTTCTATAAAGAATTTGTTCATCCAGAGCCTCTCTCACCTGAGAAACAAGAG aGCTTAAAAGATAAGAAGGAGAGTGGAGGAAATCACACAATGGTGGCAGATAAAACT gcaaTGAATGCTGTTATCAAAACTTGGCGAGATGGGCCATACATATTTATTGTGCAAATTGGAATTACAACTGCAAAGGATTCTACTACCAAAGTTAAAAGAATGGAGAGAACAACACCTTCCTCATATCAAAATAAGCCCTTTACAA TGACAGTAGAATTGAAGGGGCCATATGAGTACCTCTCTCTTGCAGACTATCCTCTGATGATT TTTTTCATGGTGATGTGCATTGTGTACGTATTCTTCGGGGTTCTATGGCTTGCATGGTCAGCCTGTTACTGGCGGGATCTCCTGAGGATCCAGTTCTGGATTGGTGCTGTTATCTTCCTGGGAATGCTCGAGAAAGCAGTTTTCTATGCAGAGTTCCAGAATATCCGCTACACGGGGGAATCTG TTCAAGGAGCAGTAATACTGGcagaactgctttctgctgtgaagCGCTCATTGGCTCGAACTCTGGTCATCATAGTCAGCCTGGGATATGGGATAGTCAA GCCTCGCCTTGGAGTTACTCTTCACAAAGTAGTTATGGCTGGAGCCCTTTATCTGTTATTTTCTGGCATGGAAGGTGTTCTTAGAGTCACAGGG GCCCAGAATGATCTTGCCTCCTTGGCTTTTATTCCCCTGGCTTTCCTAGATactgccctgtgctggtgg ATATTCATCAGCTTAACTCAAACAATGAAACTGCTAAAACTTCGAAGGAATGTTGTGAAACTCTCTTTGTATCGGCACTTCACCAACACGCTCATCTTGGCAGTAGCAG CATCTATTGTATTTATCATCTGGACCACCATGAAGTTCAGGCTGGTGGACTGTCAGTCG GACTGGCAGGAGTTATGGGTGGATGATGCCATCTGGCGTTTATTGTTTTCAATGATCCTTTTTGTCATCATGATTCTGTGGAGACCATCTGCTAACAACCAAAG GTTTGCTTTCTCACCACTGTCTGAAGAGGAGGATGATGATGAGCAGAAAGAGCCAATGTTAAAGGAAAGCTTTG AGGGAATGAAAATGAGAAGTACAAAGCAAGAACCAAATGGGaatgtaaaagcaaacaaagct CAAGAGGATGACCTGAAGTGGGTAGAGGAGAATGTTCCTTCATCAGTGACAGATGT TGCTCTTCCAGCTCTTCTGGATTCAGATGAG gaaagAATGATTACACACTTTGAAAGATCCAAAATGGAATGA